A window of the Listeria swaminathanii genome harbors these coding sequences:
- the fri gene encoding non-heme iron-binding ferritin Fri, whose protein sequence is MKTINSVDTKEFLNHQVANLNVFTVKIHQIHWYMRGHNFFTLHEKMDDLYSEFGEQMDEVAERLLAIGGSPLSTLKEFLENASVEEAPYTKPKTMDQLMEDLVGTLELLRDEYQQGIELTDKEGDNVTNDMLIAFKASIDKHIWMFKAFLGKAPLE, encoded by the coding sequence ATGAAAACAATCAACTCAGTAGACACAAAGGAATTTTTGAATCACCAAGTAGCGAATTTAAACGTATTCACAGTAAAAATTCATCAAATTCATTGGTATATGAGAGGCCACAACTTCTTCACTTTACATGAAAAAATGGATGATTTATATAGCGAATTCGGCGAACAAATGGATGAAGTAGCAGAACGTTTACTAGCTATCGGCGGAAGCCCACTATCCACTTTAAAAGAGTTTTTAGAAAATGCGAGCGTAGAAGAAGCTCCTTATACAAAACCTAAAACAATGGATCAATTAATGGAAGACTTAGTTGGTACACTGGAATTACTTAGAGACGAATATCAACAAGGCATCGAGCTAACTGACAAAGAAGGCGACAATGTAACAAACGATATGCTAATTGCTTTCAAAGCTAGCATCGACAAACATATCTGGATGTTCAAAGCATTCTTAGGAAAAGCTCCATTAGAATAA
- a CDS encoding HesB/YadR/YfhF family protein — protein MNIEVTDQANKWFHDEFDVANGNGIRLFAKYGGSNSSLHPGFSIGLTAEKPQEAAVAEQKEDLIFFIEDHDYWYFKDHDWKIDYEPKTEEVSFSFKEKVK, from the coding sequence ATGAATATTGAGGTAACGGACCAAGCAAATAAATGGTTTCATGATGAATTCGATGTAGCCAATGGTAATGGAATTCGACTTTTTGCCAAATATGGTGGTTCTAACAGTTCCTTACATCCTGGTTTCTCTATCGGTCTAACCGCCGAAAAACCGCAAGAAGCAGCAGTTGCTGAGCAGAAAGAAGACTTAATTTTCTTCATTGAAGACCATGATTATTGGTATTTCAAAGACCACGACTGGAAAATTGACTATGAACCAAAAACGGAAGAAGTATCCTTTTCCTTTAAAGAAAAAGTGAAATGA
- a CDS encoding MBL fold metallo-hydrolase — protein sequence MTKKLVICISLIAIFLSGCSFSEPSTKTSNITEKTLNGASFTFFDVGQGDSTLIQAEDGTTILIDTGRQDDDRILTYLKEANIKKIDLLLLTHPHADHIGNADKVIATYKPKEIWMDGLTFSSSIYEKVIDAALASDAKYKEPRRGDKATFGPFNIEVLSPDKLENEANNDSIAIKMTYKDISAIFTGDAEKGREREMVDSGANLEADILDLGHHGSSTSNQPFFLDKVKPQVAVYSAEKANSYGHPHVEVLEWLKERDIKTYGTDVNGTVIIETDGEKIHVQTEKEGTPKSGSSYNKERSTQKTEDASSKELPKSINLNTASSEDLQLLPLIGPALADKIIAGRPYQSIDDLKKINGIGDGIVRQIKEQGIAVTK from the coding sequence ATGACAAAGAAATTAGTAATATGTATCAGTTTAATCGCAATATTTTTAAGCGGTTGTAGTTTTTCAGAACCATCAACCAAAACATCTAACATCACTGAAAAAACCTTAAATGGTGCAAGTTTTACCTTTTTTGATGTCGGCCAAGGGGATAGCACACTTATTCAGGCAGAGGATGGCACGACAATCTTAATTGATACTGGTCGCCAAGACGATGACCGGATTTTGACTTATTTAAAAGAAGCGAATATAAAGAAGATAGATTTGCTACTACTGACACACCCACACGCCGACCATATTGGTAATGCTGACAAAGTAATTGCTACATATAAACCAAAGGAAATTTGGATGGACGGCTTAACTTTTTCTAGTAGTATTTATGAAAAAGTAATCGATGCAGCATTAGCTTCAGACGCGAAATATAAAGAGCCAAGACGCGGCGATAAAGCCACTTTTGGACCATTTAATATCGAAGTTTTAAGCCCCGACAAGTTAGAAAACGAGGCAAACAACGATTCTATCGCAATAAAAATGACCTATAAAGACATTTCGGCCATTTTCACAGGTGATGCTGAAAAAGGTCGTGAAAGGGAAATGGTCGATAGTGGCGCCAATTTAGAAGCAGATATTTTGGACTTAGGGCACCACGGCTCATCGACATCCAACCAACCGTTCTTCCTGGATAAAGTAAAACCACAAGTGGCTGTTTACTCAGCTGAGAAGGCAAATAGTTATGGACATCCGCACGTGGAAGTACTAGAATGGCTGAAAGAACGCGATATTAAAACATACGGAACCGATGTAAACGGAACAGTTATCATCGAAACCGATGGCGAAAAAATTCATGTTCAAACGGAAAAAGAAGGCACACCAAAATCAGGTAGCAGCTATAACAAAGAGCGTAGCACACAAAAAACAGAAGACGCTAGCTCAAAAGAATTGCCTAAAAGCATTAATTTAAATACAGCTTCTAGTGAAGATTTGCAACTATTACCACTTATTGGGCCCGCACTTGCAGATAAAATTATTGCAGGGCGCCCATATCAATCAATAGATGACTTGAAAAAAATTAACGGCATTGGCGATGGTATTGTGCGCCAAATCAAAGAACAAGGCATTGCCGTAACAAAGTAG